One genomic window of Fusarium fujikuroi IMI 58289 draft genome, chromosome FFUJ_chr01 includes the following:
- a CDS encoding probable myosin I heavy chain, whose translation MVRGISRRPKNKGAGAAADGASGGAKPKKATFETTKKKEIGVSDLTLLSKVSNEAINDNLKKRFEGHEIYTYIGHVLVSVNPFRDLGIYTDQVLESYMGKNRLEMPPHVFAIAEASYYNMKAYSDNQCVIISGESGAGKTEAAKRIMQYIASVSGGESGDIKQIKDMVLATNPLLESFGNAKTLRNNNSSRFGKYLQIYFNAQGEPVGADITNYLLEKSRVVGQITNERNFHIFYQFAKGASQQYRETFGVQKPETYVYTSRSKCLDVDGIDDLAEFQDTLNAMKVIGLTQAEQDEIFRMLAAILWIGNIQFQEDQGGYAEVIDRSVVDFAAYLLEVTPDQLISGITIRILTPRNGEVIESPANPAQAQATRDALAMAIYSNLFDWIVERINKSLKARQPTTNTIGILDIYGFEIFEKNSFEQLCINYVNEKLQQIFIQLTLKAEQEEYAREQIQWTPIKYFDNKVVCDLIEQIRPVGIFSAMKDATKTAHADPAACDRTFMQSINGMSHAHLTPRQGNFIIKHYAGDVTYTVEGITDKNKDQLLKGLLNLFQHSGNQFVHTLFPRPVDQDNRKQPPSAGDRIRASANALVETLMKCQPSYIRTIKPNENKSPTEYNSPNVLHQIKYLGLQENVRIRRAGFAYRQDFDKFVDRFFLLSPATSYAGEFTWEGTTEAAVKQILKDTSIPKEEWQMGVTKAFIKAPETLFALEHMRDRYWHNMATRIQRMWRAYLAYRAESATRIQRFWRKKRTGAEYLQLRDHGHQVLGGRKERRRMSLLGSRRFLGDYLGVNASTGPGAQIRNAASIGTNEKAVFSCRAEILEAKFGRSSKASPRIIVVTTNKFYIIAQMLVNGHPQISVEKAVPLGAIKFIGASSARDDWFSLGIGSPQEPDPLMNCMLKTEMFTQMQRVMPGGFNLKIAETIEYAKKPGKMQQVKVLKDSQLPVDYYKSGAVHTQPGEPPSSISRPTPKGKPVPPRPITRGKLIKPGGPNGRPSRIQGNRTAKPRPGAGRAVPQPPAAVSNIAAVPAAAAQSTPRIAPRPGANAATPIPAAHNALPSHTRNASGAGRAPPPPPPAVAARPPSPPKVMAKVLYDFAGQRENELTITANEIVEIVQKESNGWWLAKNPQTAQQAWVPAAYVEEQAPPAPRAPPAPPRSKPTPPAPPAKRPAANRKPAELQQRDSGMSLNTPNGGDSRSSTPTPSLGGSLADALLARKNAMQKEKEDDDDW comes from the exons ATGGTACGG GGAATATCAAGACGCCCTAAGAACAAGGGCGCCGGTGCAGCCGCGGACGGCGCAAGCGGAGGCgcgaagcccaagaaggccacCTTTGAGacaaccaagaagaaggagattggtGTTTCCGATCTGACTCTGCTGAGCAAAGTCTCCAACGAAGCCATCAACGATAATTTGAAGAAGCGATTTGAGGGCCACGAAATTTATACCTACATTGGCCATGTGTTGGTCTCAGTCAACCCTTTCAGGGACCTGGGCATTTATACTGATCAGGTCCTCGAGAGCTACATGGGCAAGAACCGACTCGAAATGCCACCACACGTCTTCGCCATCGCCGAGGCCTCGTACTACAACATGAAGGCATACAGCGACAACCAGTGTGTCATTATTTCAGGAGAGTCAGGAGCCGGAAAGACCGAGGCGGCCAAGCGCATCATGCAGTACATTGCTAGTGTGTCTGGTGGAGAATCCGGAGACATCAAGCAGATTAAGGACATGGTGCTGGCAACCAACCCCTTACTAGAGTCTTTCGGAAACGCAAAAACACTTCGAAACAACAATTCCTCGCGTTTTGGCAAGTATCTACAGATCTACTTCAACGCCCAGGGCGAACCCGTGGGTGCCGACATCACAAACTACCTCCTGGAAAAGTCACGAGTGGTGGGCCAGATCACGAACGAGCGAAACTTCCATATCTTTTACCAATTCGCGAAGGGCGCTTCACAACAATACCGAGAAACATTCGGCGTTCAAAAACCCGAGACCTACGTCTATACCAGTCGGTCAAAATGCTTGGACGTGGACGGTATCGACGATCTCGCCGAGTTTCAGGACACGCTTAATGCCATGAAGGTTATTGGCCTTACTCAGGCTGAGCAAGATGAAATTTTTCGAATGCTGGCGGCTATCCTATGGATTGGAAATATCCAGTTTCAGGAGGATCAGGGCGGCTACGCAGAGGTTATCGATCGATCAGTGGTTGACTTTGCCGCTTACCTGTTAGAAGTTACCCCTGACCAGCTCATCAGCGGTATCACAATTCGAATCCTGACACCTCGAAATGGCGAAGTCATCGAATCGCCCGCCAACCCTGCCCAAGCACAGGCTACGCGAGATGCTCTGGCAATGGCTATCTACAGCAATCTTTTCGACTGGATCGTCGAGCGCATTAACAAGTCTCTCAAGGCGAGGCAACCGACAACCAATACAATCGGCATTCTGGATATCTACGGATTCGAAATTTTCGAGAAGAACAGTTTTGAGCAGCTGTGCATCAACTACGTCAACGAGAAGTTGCAACAGATCTTCATTCAACTGACTCTCAAGGCCGAGCAGGAGGAATATGCCAGGGAACAGATTCAATGGACTCCTATCAAGTACTTCGATAACAAGGTTGTGTGCGACCTTATCGAACAGATCCGGCCAGTTGGTATCTTCTCTGCTATGAAGGATGCCACCAAGACCGCACACGCTGACCCTGCTGCTTGCGATCGCACATTCATGCAGAGTATCAACGGCATGTCTCATGCTCATCTTACCCCTCGACAAGGaaacttcatcatcaagcattACGCTGGTGATGTCACCTATACTGTCGAAGGTATTAcggacaagaacaaggatcAGCTTCTCAAGGGGCTTTTGAACCTCTTCCAGCACAGTGGAAACCAATTTGTTCATACCCTGTTCCCTCGGCCCGTTGACCAAGATAACCGAAAGCAGCCTCCTTCTGCAGGCGATCGCATCCGAGCTTCCGCCAATGCCCTGGTCGAGACGTTGATGAAGTGCCAGCCCTCATACATCCGTACTATCAAGCCCAACGAGAACAAGTCGCCAACAGAATATAACAGCCCTAATGTATTGCATCAGATCAAGTATCTTGGTCTTCAAGAAAACGTTCGCATTCGTCGTGCCGGTTTTGCTTACCGCCAAGATTTCGACAAGTTCGTTGATCGATTCTTCCTCTTGTCTCCTGCTACCTCATACGCTGGTGAATTCACTTGGGAGGGAACAACTGAGGCTGCTGTAAAGCAGATTCTCAAGGATACCAGCATTCCTAAGGAAGAGTGGCAAATGGGTGTTACCAAGGCCTTCATCAAAGCCCCTGAGACGCTCTTTGCCCTTGAGCATATGAGAGACAGATACTGGCACAACATGGCTACGCGAATTCAGCGCATGTGGAGGGCTTACCTCGCCTACCGAGCCGAGTCGGCGACCCGAATTCAGCGATTCTGGCGGAAGAAGCGAACCGGAGCAGAGTACCTTCAGCTTCGTGACCATGGCCACCAGGTCCTGGGAGGTCGCAAGGAAAGACGCCGTATGAGTCTGCTGGGTTCTCGACGATTCCTTGGTGACTATCTGGGTGTCAATGCAAGCACCGGCCCCGGAGCTCAGATCCGCAACGCAGCTAGTATTGGTACAAACGAAAAGGCGGTATTTTCATGCCGTGCTGAGATTCTGGAGGCCAAGTTTGGTCGATCCAGTAAAGCAAGCCCTCGAATCATCGtcgtcaccaccaacaagttCTATATCATTGCTCAAATGCTTGTGAATGGCCACCCACAAATCTCAGTTGAGAAAGCGGTGCCCTTGGGAGCCATCAAGTTCATCGGCGCCTCATCAGCGCGCGATGATTGGTTCTCGCTTGGCATTGGCTCCCCTCAGGAACCTGACCCCCTCATGAATTGTATGCTCAAGACAGAAATGTTTACTCAGATGCAGCGAGTGATGCCCGGTGGATTCAACCTTAAGATCGCTGAGACAATCGAGTATGCCAAGAAGCCCGGCAAGATGCAgcaggtcaaggtcctgaaGGATTCACAACTTCCAGTTGATTACTATAAGAGTGGTGCTGTGCACACGCAGCCCGGTGAGCCACCGAGCTCCATCTCTAGACCTACACCCAAGGGCAAGCCTGTACCTCCTCGCCCCATCACTCGAGGCAAGCTGATCAAGCCTGGTGGCCCCAACGGTCGACCTTCTCGCATCCAGGGCAACCGAACTGCCAAGCCTAGACCAGGGGCAGGTCGAGCCGTGCCTCAACCACCAGCTGCTGTCTCTAATATCGCCGCTGTTCCCGCTGCCGCAGCCCAAAGCACTCCTCGTATCGCCCCTCGTCCTGGTGCCAACGCTGCTACTCCAATTCCCGCTGCCCACAACGCTCTCCCAAGCCATACTCGCAATGCTAGTGGCGCTGGACGTGCACCCCCACCGCCGCCTCCTGCTGTCGCAGCACGCCCACCAAGCCCACCCAAGGTGATGGCCAAGGTCTTGTATGACTTTGCTGGACAACGAGAAAACGAGCTCACAATCACCGCTAATGAGATCGTTGAGATCGTGCAGAAGGAATCCAATG GTTGGTGGCTAGCCAAGAACCCTCAAACTGCACAACAGGCTTGGGTCCCTGCAGCATATGTCGAGGAACAAGCTCCACCTGCGCCTCGAGCTCCTCCGGCTCCTCCGCGATCCAAGCCAACACCCCCTGCGCCCCCAGCCAAGCGTCCTGCTGCTAACCGTAAGCCTGCCGAGCTTCAGCAGCGTGACTCTGGCATGAGCCTCAATACGCCCAATGGAGGAGACAGCCGCAGCAGCACACCAACACCCAGCTTAGGTGGGAGTTTAGCGGATGCTCTTCTGGCCAGGAAGAATGCTATgcaaaaggaaaaggaggatgacgatgactggTAG
- a CDS encoding probable FK506-binding protein (FKBP), whose amino-acid sequence MKAALLLSALASAAIGVVAEDLKIDVTLPVVCDRKTKKGDRVQMHYRGTLKDSGEQFDASYDRGTPLDFVVGSGQVIRGWDEGLLDMCIGEKRLLTIPPEYGYGQRAIGPIPAGSTLVFETELVGIQGVPKPEKIETKVVEGAETAAEAISEAVESAASATKNVAGKVAQAVVDAADAAKTIIADTDDAPEHEEL is encoded by the exons ATGAAGGCtgccctcctcctctccgCCCTCGCCTCTGCCGCCATTGGCGTTGTCGCCGAGGACCTCAAAATTGACGTTACTCTTCCCGTCGTCTGCGACCgcaagacaaagaagggAGACAGGGTTCAAATGCACTATCGTGGCACCCTTAAGGACTCAGGCGAACAATTCGATGCCA GCTACGACCGTGGCACTCCCCTTGACTTCGTCGTTGGCTCTGGTCAGGTCATCAGGGG ATGGGACGAGGGTCTTCTCGACATGTGTATCGGCGAGAAGCG ACTTTTGACTATTCCGCCTGAGTACGGCTACGGTCAGCGAGCCATTGGCCCTATTCCTGCCGGTTCTACCCTGG TTTTCGAGACAGAGCTCGTTGGAATTCAAGGCGTACCCAAGCCCGAGAAGATCGAGACAAAGGTTGTCGAGGGTGCCGAGACTGCCGCCGAGGCTATCAGTGAGGCTGTTGAGTCTGCCGCATCTGCCACCAAGAATGTTGCTGGTAAGGTTGCTCAGGCTGTCGtcgatgctgctgatgcCGCCAAGACCATCATTGCAGACACCGATGACGCTCCTGAGCACGAGGAGCTGTAA
- a CDS encoding related to TRK1-Potassium transporter I translates to MLDSFTSRWKDLREEHPRLDAVVTQAGGLVPPINFITIHYAYFIFGSLFFSLIFWLSSEPSQSIPYVDCLFLVVSSFCDTGLNTVNLSEITTWQQVLLYLLFIIGSALWVSFWTVMVRKQAFEKRFEDIVRTEREARKRRAALRRAKPLGRFLPFAKARTTPVSTETSSTLTGLGTVQRTATEKPDPNDLFKTTAPMRRAVTAPPDSISDSDDNDSNTTQVAAPARNAPMTPNTGDHIQFADNLSPRSAGRDSVSIYRRNENEEPNRRPSTSDSVNSDESEDFLLHWKKILGSHNTSKRGQFYDLSSDEREALGGCEYRALKILAVTVPLYAFMWQAVCGIALGAWISINRPSAATVNDVNPWWCGIFLSSSAFNNAGMSLNDAGMGAFQDAYFVLIVVGILVLAGNTGYPLLLRFFLWCSLRLLQLTTEPKTLGPWKETIEFILKYPRRVYTTLFPSGATWWLFTVIVTINTIDWVAFEVLNIGNDVVEAMPVSDRIIAGWFQAIAVRAAGFAVVSISGLYPAVQLLYMIMMYISVYPVSITMRHSNVYEERSLGIYEDDPQVVEAENGNGSENGNHLLPTISEEPEKPALRRRVTAAAQKTVKKSMTFHGVGVRPPPKGPDDNSRISFIGQQIRGQLAHDMWWLILPVIVIMIIETDHFLEQPLAYSVFNVLFEVVSAYGCVGLSMGLPGKSYSMAGGMHRGSKFVLCLVILRGRHRGLPVALDKAVRLPGEKLVREEEEDSKIRRTKTMNRIASRESRVM, encoded by the exons ATGCTCGACTCTTTCACATCTCGCTGGAAAGATCTTCGTGAGGAGCATCCGCGCCTCGATGCGGTCGTCACGCAGGCTGGGGGGCTGGTACCACCCATCAATTTCATAACCATTCACTACGCCTATTTCATCTTCGgatccctcttcttctcgcttaTCTTCTGGCTATCCAGCGAGCCAAGCCAGAGTATCCCCTACGTCGACTGTCTGTTCCTGGTTGTGTCTTCTTTTTGCGATACAGGCCTCAATACCGTCAATCTTTCCGAAATCACGACATGGCAGCAGGTTCTGCTGTatcttcttttcatcattggAAGTGCTCTATGGGTTTCATTCTGGACGGTCATGGTACGAAAGCAGGCGTTTGAGAAGCGTTTTGAGGATATCGTCAGGACAGAACGAGAAGCGAGGAAACGGCGGGCCGCATTGAGACGCGCCAAACCACTTGGGAGGTTCCTCCCTTTCGCCAAAGCGAGGACAACACCGGTTTCAACCGAGACTTCTAGTACCCTGACTGGTCTTGGAACAGTTCAAAGGACAGCGACTGAGAAACCTGACCCCAACGACTTGTTCAAGACAACTGCTCCCATGCGCCGTGCCGTTACTGCTCCTCCAGATTCTATCTCCGACTCAGACGACAATGATAGCAATACGACGCAGGTAGCAGCTCCTGCACGGAATGCTCCTATGACCCCAAACACCGGCGATCATATCCAATTCGCAGACAACTTGTCGCCCCGAAGCGCCGGCAGAGACAGCGTGTCCATCTATCGACGGAACGAGAACGAGGAACCCAACCGACGGCCTTCAACCTCAGACTCTGTCAACAGCGACGAATCAGAAGACTTTCTTCTGCATTGGAAGAAGATACTCGGGAGTCACAATACAAGCAAGAGAGGCCAATTCTACGATCTATCATCCGATGAACGTGAGGCCTTGGGTGGCTGTGAATACCGCGCGCTGAAGATCTTGGCCGTCACTGTTCCTCTTTACGCCTTCATGTGGCAAGCTGTATGTGGAATTGCACTGGGTGCTTGGATCAGCATCAACCGGCCGTCCGCGGCAACCGTCAATGATGTCAACCCCTGGTGGTGCGGAATCTTCTTGTCGTCTTCGGCATTTAACAACGCCGGCATGTCACTCAATGACGCAGGCATGGGTGCATTTCAGGATGCGTATTTCGTTCTCATCGTCGTTGgtatccttgtccttgctggGAATACGGGCTACCCACTGCTCTTGAGGTTCTTTCTCTGGTGTAGTCTTAGGCTATTGCAACTGACCACCGAGCCCAAAACTCTGGGGCCATGGAAAGAGACGATCGAGTTCATTCTCAAGTATCCCCGCCGAGTATACACGACACTCTTCCCGTCAGGTGCTACATGGTGGCTCTTCACCGTCATTGTTACTATCAACACGATTGACTGGGTTGCTTTTGAAGTTTTGAATATCGGAAATGATGTTGTAGAAGCTATGCCAGTGTCTGACCGTATCATTGCTGGATGGTTCCAAGCAATTG CTGTTCGTGCTGCTGGTTTCGCGGTCGTTTCTATCTCAGGTCTCTATCCCGCCGTCCAATTGCTCTACATGATTATGATGTACATTTCCGTGTACCCTGTCTCAATTACAATGCGCCACTCCAACGTCTATGAGGAACGATCCCTTGGCATTTATGAGGATGACCCTCAAGTTGTGGAAGCAGAGAATGGAAACGGAAGCGAAAATGGAAACCACCTTCTGCCCACGATCTCAGAGGAACCAGAAAAACCTGCACTGCGACGGAGAGTCACCGCTGCAGCTCAAAAGACGGTCAAGAAATCTATGACTTTCCATGGCGTTGGCGTGCGACCTCCACCCAAAGGCCCAGACGATAACTCTCGCATCTCTTTCATTGGACAGCAGATTCGTGGACAGCTTGCTCACGACATGTGGTGGCTTATCCTCCCGGTCATCGTTATCATGATCATCGAGACCGACCATTTCCTTGAACAACCTCTTGCCTACAGTGTTTTTAATGTGTTGTTTGAGGTTGTTTCGGCTTATGGGTGCGTTGGTCTGTCCATGGGCTTACCAGGAAAAAGCTACAGCATGGCTGGAGGCATGCACCGAGGTAGCAAGTTTGTATTGTGCTTGGTGATCCTCAGAGGCCGACATCGAGGTCTCCCTGTTGCGCTTGACAAGGCTGTTAGGTTGCCAGGAGAGAAGTTAGTAcgcgaagaggaagaagactcGAAGATCAGAAGGACAAAGACGATGAATAGGATAGCTAGTCGAGAGTCTAGAGTCATGTAA